A portion of the Vespula vulgaris chromosome 24, iyVesVulg1.1, whole genome shotgun sequence genome contains these proteins:
- the LOC127071998 gene encoding uncharacterized protein LOC127071998, with protein MWSFKISYIIFVILLNPISHALECYVCTNQDDNEDKCLKSIKICEQGEDVCLTEIKWGSTPYWSQGAKKQFYISKRCSTKVECERIRRNNMPLCTHIWYQDWKCSECCHGDKCNYYIISDASKVRATVGSIILALLSVFLLGR; from the exons atgTGGTCTTTCAAGATCTCGTACataattttcgttattttgCTAAATCCGATCA gtCACGCCCTGGAATGTTATGTTTGCACAAATCAGGATGATAATGAAGACAAATGCTTAAAAAGCATAAAAATATGTGAACAGGGAGAGGATGTATGTTTAACAGAAATCAAGTGGGGCA GTACACCGTATTGGTCGCAAGGAgcaaagaaacaattttatatttccaaaAGATGTTCTACCAAAGTAGAGTGCGAAAGAATACGACGCAATAACATGCCATTGTGTACTCATATTTGGTATCAAGATTGGAAATGTTCGGAATGTTGTCACGGAGACAAatgcaattattatattatt TCCGACGCAAGCAAAGTAAGAGCTACTGTTGGAAGTATCATCTTGGCATTACTTTCCGTCTTTCTACTTGGTAGATAA
- the LOC127071973 gene encoding cationic amino acid transporter 3 encodes MDYISTNLLLLHDMKSWNIRSLYKAFSRKKRINISANTELERCLSTLDLTALGIGSTLGVGVYIMAGSVSKDVAGPAVVISFLIAAVASIFAGLCYAEFGARVPRAGSAYVYSYVTMGEFIAFLIGWTLILEYVIGSASVVRGLSTYVDALFNNSMRNAFESAAHIEVEHFSSYPDFFAFGITLMFSAALAFGAKESSTANNFFTLVNLSVVLFVIIAGSFKADVNNWKTRPSCTETNCKHGTGGFAPYGISGIITGAATCFYGFIGFDCVATTGEEAKDPQRSIPIAIVASLTVVFLAYFGVSAVLTMALPYYEQNPDAPFPHLFEVIGWDWAKWVVSIGAICGLCASLLGAMFPLPRIIYAMASDGLIFKWMGKVSSRFHTPLMGTFSAGILTGVLAAIFELTQLLNMMSIGTLLAYSIVAACVLILRYEESEAYEKKGDRDPRTVTFVIKQLINVNRLDHSTKLTGQLVTCLVFCYFVLCIFITAMISKFSKEIVSGKALYVVPIVILVTALISTLIFIYLQPSSDKKLAFSVPLVPFLPAISILINIYLMMMLDMMTWIRFLIWMIIGLAIYFFYGVWNSNSRDKKFKVADNQ; translated from the exons ATGGATTACATATCTACGAATCTTTTACTG TTACACGATATGAAATCATGGAATATCCGTAGTCTGTATAAAGCCTTCAGTCGAAAGAAACGGATAAATATTAGCGCAAATACGGAATTGGAAAGATGTCTGTCGACGTTGGACCTTACAGCTCTGGGTATTGGATCCACTCTTGGTGTTGGAGTTTACATTATGGCAGGATCAGTCTCAAAGGATGTCGCAGGACCTGCCGTTGTAATCTCCTTCCTAATTGCCGCTGTGGCATCGATATTTGCCG GTCTTTGCTATGCTGAATTCGGTGCGAGAGTGCCGCGAGCTGGTTCCGCTTATGTTTACAGTTACGTGACAATGGGCGAATTCATTGCCTTTTTAATAGGTTGGACTCTAATCTTAGAATATGTGATCGGTTCCGCTAGCGTGGTACGTGGCCTTAGCACCTACGTCGATGCTCTTTTCAACAATAGCATGAGAAATGCTTTTGAATCAGCCGCTCATATCGAAGTTGAACATTTCTCCTCTTATCCTGATTTCTTCGCCTTCGGTATCACCCTTATGTTTTCCG CCGCCTTAGCGTTTGGCGCCAAAGAGTCGTCCACTGCGAATAACTTTTTCACCTTGGTGAATCTCTCCGTTGTCCTCTTCGTGATAATTGCTGGTTCCTTCAAAG CTGACGTAAACAATTGGAAAACTCGACCCTCTTGTACCGAAACAAATTGTAAACACGGAACAGGAGGATTCGCGCCGTATGGCATATCGGGTATAATAACTGGTGCAGCAACTTGCTTTTATGGCTTTATCGGTTTCGACTGCGTGGCCACTACGGGTGAAGAGGCTAAAGATCCGCAAAGATCTATACCTATAGCCATTGTTGCTTCTTTAACCGTTGTCTTCCTCGCGTATTTCGGCGTCTCAGCCGTACTCACTATGGCGTTACCGTACTACGAACAAAATCCCGATGCACCCTTTCCACATCTCTTCGAGGTGATTGGTTGGGATTGGGCAAAATGGGTAGTGAGCATCGGGGCGATTTGCGGACTGTGTGCTAG TTTGTTAGGAGCAATGTTTCCATTGCCAAGAATAATTTATGCAATGGCATCCGATGGACTGATATTTAAATGGATGGGAAAGGTAAGTTCAAGATTTCATACACCCCTCATGGGCACTTTCTCCGCAGGAATTCTTACAG GAGTTTTAGCAGCGATATTCGAGCTTACTCAATTGTTAAATATGATGAGTATAGGGACGCTGCTTGCCTATTCAATAGTTGCTGCCTGCGTTCTTATATTACG TTACGAAGAGAGCGAAGCATATGAGAAAAAAGGCGATCGTGATCCAAGGACCGTGACGTTTGTCATCAAGCAACTCATTAATGTCAATAGATTAGACCACTCTACGAAATTAACTGGACAACTGGTCACTTGCCTCGTTTTCTGTTACT TCGTGCTTTGCATCTTTATTACGGCGATGATTTCaaaattttccaaagaaaTCGTTAGCGGCAAAGCTCTTTATGTTGTGCCAATAGTCATATTGGTCACTGCATTAATCTCTACTCtgatctttatttatcttcaaCCTTCGTCGGATAAGAAACTTGCGTTTTCG GTACCTCTTGTCCCTTTTTTACCAGCAATCAGTATACTTATCAACATTTACCTTATGATGATGTTGGACATGATGACTTGGATACGTTTCTTGATATGGATGATTATTG GTCTTGCGATATACTTTTTCTACGGTGTGTGGAACAGTAACAGTAGAGATAAAAAGTTCAAAGTAGCGGATAATCAGTAA